A window of Sulfurimonas gotlandica GD1 contains these coding sequences:
- a CDS encoding LPS-assembly protein LptD, with amino-acid sequence MFKLLTLFAILTSVLYAADKVEIYATSMDSKDSIVKASGEVTVVYKDYFLSAQNATYDKNTGELELFGNIRANQGQNYKLLGDYAKLNIAKKERVFKPFFMLEKESKVWISADEGCALNKDFDIQSGMMSGCNPNDPLWKIHFSSSTYNSDDKWLNIYNARIFIYDIPVFYTPYFGYSLDTTRRTGLLTPAFGTSAVEGVYFEQPIYIAEQNWWDLELKPQVRTNRGYGGYTTFRFVDSKISKGQFTTGYFKEQDSYFNSQSLANDTHYGHNFLYDNSDVINQWLGTNFKGQSGLYMDINSMNDVDYINLSTNDTTQNATSKQVLSRVNLFYNTDSNYFGAYFKYYQDLTKLSNEATLQKLPTFQYHRYLNTLFGDHLIYNLDMQSNNIYREVGKHVTQTNVNIPITLQTSIFDEYLNVSYKAYLYAQHSKFSGTETIKSGDYENGYFARNYHVLSASSQVSRAYDDFTHVVGFGSTYTIGGAETKTGFYSDYETFCSDANNKSTPQCEFYNITAVEEELKLDFTQYLYDSAGSQILYNRLAQNISYQNTQNSLGELENELDYQISKGIRLYNNMFYNYDQNKLSKLYNQLTFSGNGFNVSFSHLYKDTFLEKTTAYTPYTSYITSSASYTYNKHYSYNVKYNYDVESSLKKGAEIGFLYQKRCWNFGLKYLENNRPVLTDTGSTSIYDRYIYFTVVLKPMMSSDSGPLFEYKLPETTQGL; translated from the coding sequence ATGTTTAAACTCCTTACTCTTTTTGCAATCCTTACATCAGTGCTGTATGCAGCAGATAAAGTTGAAATATACGCAACTTCTATGGATTCAAAAGACAGCATAGTAAAAGCTTCAGGAGAAGTTACTGTTGTCTATAAAGACTACTTCCTGAGTGCACAAAATGCCACTTACGACAAGAATACTGGAGAGTTAGAGCTTTTTGGAAATATTCGTGCAAATCAAGGGCAAAATTATAAACTCTTAGGTGATTATGCAAAACTAAATATTGCTAAAAAAGAGCGTGTTTTTAAACCATTTTTTATGCTAGAAAAGGAATCAAAGGTTTGGATAAGCGCAGATGAAGGATGTGCTTTAAACAAAGACTTTGATATTCAGTCTGGAATGATGAGTGGATGTAACCCGAATGATCCTTTATGGAAAATACACTTTTCATCATCAACATATAACTCTGATGATAAATGGCTAAATATATATAATGCAAGAATATTCATCTATGATATACCTGTATTTTATACTCCTTACTTTGGATACTCCTTAGATACCACAAGAAGAACAGGTCTTTTAACCCCGGCATTTGGTACATCAGCTGTAGAAGGTGTATACTTTGAACAACCTATCTACATTGCAGAACAAAACTGGTGGGACTTAGAGCTTAAACCTCAAGTGAGAACAAATCGTGGTTATGGCGGATATACTACATTTAGGTTTGTTGATTCTAAAATATCTAAAGGACAGTTCACAACAGGATATTTTAAAGAACAAGACAGTTACTTCAACTCTCAAAGTCTAGCTAATGATACGCACTATGGACATAACTTTTTATATGATAATAGTGATGTGATTAATCAGTGGCTTGGAACAAATTTTAAAGGTCAATCAGGCCTTTACATGGATATAAATAGTATGAACGATGTTGATTATATAAATCTATCAACAAACGATACTACTCAAAATGCAACTTCAAAGCAGGTTTTATCGAGAGTAAATCTTTTTTACAATACTGATAGTAACTATTTTGGTGCATATTTTAAATATTACCAAGATTTAACTAAGCTAAGTAATGAAGCCACACTTCAAAAACTTCCAACATTTCAGTACCACCGTTACTTGAATACACTTTTTGGTGACCATTTAATTTATAATCTCGATATGCAGAGCAATAACATCTATAGAGAAGTTGGCAAGCATGTCACACAAACAAATGTAAATATTCCGATTACACTTCAGACAAGTATTTTTGATGAATATTTAAATGTTTCATATAAAGCTTATCTTTACGCTCAACATTCAAAGTTTAGCGGAACAGAAACAATTAAAAGTGGTGATTATGAAAATGGGTACTTTGCTAGAAACTATCATGTTTTATCTGCTTCTTCACAAGTGAGTCGTGCTTATGATGACTTTACGCACGTTGTAGGCTTCGGGTCTACATATACTATCGGAGGAGCTGAGACAAAAACTGGTTTTTACTCAGATTATGAAACCTTTTGTTCAGATGCTAACAATAAAAGTACACCCCAGTGTGAGTTTTATAATATAACAGCTGTAGAAGAAGAATTAAAGCTGGACTTTACTCAATATCTTTATGATTCTGCTGGTTCTCAAATACTGTATAATAGATTAGCTCAAAATATTTCATATCAAAATACTCAAAACAGCCTTGGCGAGCTTGAGAATGAACTTGATTATCAAATATCAAAAGGTATAAGACTTTATAATAACATGTTTTATAACTATGATCAGAATAAACTCTCAAAACTTTATAATCAACTAACTTTCAGTGGCAATGGATTTAATGTCTCTTTTTCACACCTTTATAAAGATACTTTTTTAGAAAAAACTACAGCCTATACACCATATACAAGCTATATCACATCAAGTGCTAGTTATACTTATAACAAACATTATTCATATAATGTAAAATATAATTATGATGTAGAGAGCAGTCTGAAAAAAGGTGCAGAAATAGGTTTTTTGTATCAAAAAAGATGTTGGAATTTTGGTCTTAAATATCTAGAAAACAATAGACCAGTCTTGACTGATACTGGTTCAACATCTATTTATGACAGGTATATATATTTTACAGTAGTCCTAAAACCGATGATGAGTTCAGACAGTGGACCACTTTTTGAATATAAATTACCTGAGACCACGCAAGGACTTTAA